The nucleotide window CCGGCCGGTGAACGGGGAGAGCAGGACGGCCCGCAGGCCGCGGGTCAGGCCGCCGAACAGGGCGGTTCCGCCCTCGCCGCCGACGATCACCAGGGTGCCGCGCGGGGCGAGGGCGCGGCGCAGGACGGGCACGACCCTCGACCTAGGGCCCGCAGGCCCTGGTCGTGGCGCGCGTCGCGGACGCGGTGCGCGAGGACCGGCCGGCGGCCGCGACGCCGTGTCCGCAGTACGCGGTACGCCATCTGATCGGGCACCTGACCGGTCTCTCGGCGGCCTTCCGGGACGCCGGGCGCAAGGACCTCGGAGCCACCACGGACACCGCGCCCACGTCCGGCCTGCCGGACCTGACACCGGGCTGGCGTACCGAACTGCCGAAGCTGCTGGACGAGTTGGCCGAGGCCTGGCGCGACCCGGCCGCGTGGACGGGGGAGACCCGCGCGGGGCGAGGGCGGTCGCGGTCGCGGGCGTCGTCGCCGCCGACGAACTCGTCGTGCACGGCTGGGACCTGGCCGTGGCGACGGGACAGGGGTACGTCCCCGACGCGGCGGCCCTGGAGGCGGCGTACCGGATGCCGGCCGCGTCCGTCGGCGACCCGTCGCGCGGCAGCATCTTCGGCCCGGTGGTACCCGTACCGGAAGGCGCGCCCCTGCTGGACCGGGTGATCGGTCCGAGCAGGCGCGACCCGGGGTGGGGGCCCACCACCGGAGGCCGCTGAGGACTCAGGACCCGGGCAGTTCCACGGTGACGCGAAGCCCGCCGGCGGGGCGCGGGGTGAGGGTGAGCGTTCCGTCGTGCGCGTGGGTGATGGTCTCGACGATCGCCAGGCCGAGGCCGACGCCCGGGTGGCCGGCGCGCACGCGTTCGGCGCCGCGCCGGAACGGTTCGGTGAGGGTGGCGGCGAGCTGCGGGGAGATGCTCCCGCCGGTGTTCTCGACGGTGAGCACCGCACCGCCGGGGCGGACGCCGGTGTCCACCCGCACGACGCCCCGTCCGGGCAGATTGTGGACGATCGCGTTCTGCACGAGGTTCGTGGTCAGCTGCAGGAGGAGCGCGCGCGATCCCGTCGTGAGCGCGATGTCGCCGCTGGTCCCGACACGCACGCCGTGCCTCTCCGCCAGGGGCAGGAGCGTCTCGGTGGCCTCCTCCGCCAGGAGGGACAGGTCGACGGGTTCCAGGGTGAAGGACCGCTGCTCGGCGCGGCTGAGCAGGAGCAGGGCCTCGGTGAGGTCGATCGCCCGGGTGTTGACGGCGTGCAGGCGGTCGATGATTTCGCCGGTGTCGTGGCCCGGGTCGGCGCGGGCCACCTCGAGGAGGGTCTTCGAGACCGCCAGCGGGGTGCGCAGCTCGTGCGAGGCGTTGGCGGCGAACCTCCGCTGTCCGGCCACATGCGCCTCCAGCCGTGCCAGCATCGTGTCGAAGGTGTCGGCGAGGTCGCGGAACTCGTCCCGGCGGCCCGGGAGTCGGATGCGGTGGGCGAGTGCTCCGGTCGAGGCCAGCCGGGTGGCGTCGGCGATG belongs to Streptomyces sp. V3I8 and includes:
- a CDS encoding HAMP domain-containing sensor histidine kinase, whose translation is MDSGTGPDRAPGLSVRARLTLSYAGFLMLAGVLLLAAVWLFLLRYVPDRAMLINPDDNSTNGVFPVRSGLLRVFAPRAAAVLVFLLAFGLVGGWILAGRMLAPLTRIADATRLASTGALAHRIRLPGRRDEFRDLADTFDTMLARLEAHVAGQRRFAANASHELRTPLAVSKTLLEVARADPGHDTGEIIDRLHAVNTRAIDLTEALLLLSRAEQRSFTLEPVDLSLLAEEATETLLPLAERHGVRVGTSGDIALTTGSRALLLQLTTNLVQNAIVHNLPGRGVVRVDTGVRPGGAVLTVENTGGSISPQLAATLTEPFRRGAERVRAGHPGVGLGLAIVETITHAHDGTLTLTPRPAGGLRVTVELPGS